From Brassica oleracea var. oleracea cultivar TO1000 chromosome C3, BOL, whole genome shotgun sequence, a single genomic window includes:
- the LOC106331071 gene encoding uncharacterized mitochondrial protein AtMg00820-like: MTTRSRNNIVKPNPKYGLTTELAPYVEPQTITQALADDRWRKSATAEFNAQVANNTWDLVPAEEATNLVGNRWIFRYKYNPDGTEKSLKSRLVAKGYHQRPGIDYHETFSPVIKSPTIRLLLGLAAKYDWPLKQLDINNAFLRGTLNEVVYMVQPSGFRQR, translated from the coding sequence ATGACAACAAGATCTCGAAACAACATTGTGAAGCCGAATCCAAAGTATGGTTTGACAACAGAACTTGCTCCATACGTCGAGCCACAGACAATCACTCAGGCTCTGGCTGATGACCGCTGGCGCAAGTCTGCAACTGCAGAGTTCAATGCTCAGGTTGCTAACAACACTTGGGATCTAGTTCCAGCTGAAGAAGCGACAAATCTTGTTGGCAACAGATGGATCTTCAGGTACAAATATAATCCTGATGGGACTGAGAAATCACTGAAATCCAGACTGGTAGCAAAAGGATATCACCAACGTCCAGGAATAGACTACCATGAGACCTTCAGCCCCGTCATCAAATCTCCAACAATCCGACTTCTCCTTGGTCTTGCAGCAAAATATGACTGGCCTCTCAAGCAACTCGACATCAACAATGCCTTTCTTCGGGGCACTCTTAATGAAGTTGTATACATGGTTCAGCCATCAGGGTTCCGACAAAGATAA
- the LOC106331070 gene encoding uncharacterized mitochondrial protein AtMg00810-like: MADASLFFLHDRSIVIFILIYVDDIVVTGNSLSRICDIISTLSRRFSLKDLDDLGYFLGIEVMRTSQGIHLSQRKYIADLLHRTNMTHAKPVPTPMCASTSLSIRDGTILDNPSEYRNVVGSLQYLLLTRPDIALAANKLSQFMHKPSDIHWMAAKRVLRYLAGTYISGIFLSRHSSLSLHAYSDADWGGNKDDYTSTGAYVVFFGQHPISWSAKKQTGIARSSTEAEYRAISAASAEVRWLYSLLRELHIPLISTPTIYCDNVGATYSP; the protein is encoded by the coding sequence ATGGCCGACGCGTCCCTGTTCTTCTTGCATGATCGTAGCATTGTCATCTTCATACTAATTTACGTTGATGACATTGTGGTTACTGGCAACTCTCTCTCACGAATTTGTGATATCATCAGCACCCTGTCTCGGCGATTCTCACTTAAAGATCTTGATGACTTGGGATACTTCTTAGGCATTGAGGTAATGCGTACGTCTCAGGGCATCCACCTCTCACAACGAAAGTACATTGCTGATCTCCTTCATCGCACCAACATGACACATGCCAAGCCAGTTCCAACTCCTATGTGTGCTTCTACATCGCTTTCTATACGAGATGGCACCATCTTGGATAATCCTTCAGAATACAGAAACGTTGTAGGCAGCTTGCAGTATCTTCTCCTCACACGACCAGATATTGCCCTGGCTGCCAACAAACTCTCTCAGTTCATGCACAAACCCTCAGACATTCACTGGATGGCGGCTAAGAGAGTACTACGGTACTTGGCTGGCACGTATATCTCTGGTATCTTTCTCTCACGCCACAGTTCTCTCTCCCTCCATGCTTATTCCGATGCAGATTGGGGTGGCAACAAGGATGATTACACTTCTACTGGTGCATACGTTGTATTCTTTGGCCAACACCCAATATCATGGTCTGCAAAGAAACAAACAGGCATAGCGCGATCCTCGACTGAGGCAGAATATAGAGCTATTTCTGCTGCTTCTGCGGAGGTTCGATGGCTTTACTCGTTACTTCGAGAGCTTCACATTCCACTCATCTCCACTCCGACGATTTATTGTGACAATGTTGGGGCCACTTATTCACCCTAG